A single window of Candidatus Binatus sp. DNA harbors:
- a CDS encoding hemerythrin domain-containing protein yields the protein MTDGETIRSFLERDHARLDQLLARAGRDLENIDMKAFGEFRRGLLKHIGMEEKILLPAMQRLRCGEPLAIAAKLRLDHGAIAALLVPMPRGAVLRALKTVLATHNRIEEGPDGVYAECDRIADTESEALVRCLRAAPEVPAAAHVDGPKVESAARRALARAGFDAALLDS from the coding sequence ATGACGGACGGAGAGACAATCCGCAGCTTTCTCGAACGCGATCACGCGCGCCTCGATCAATTGCTCGCTCGCGCGGGCCGCGATCTCGAGAATATCGATATGAAGGCGTTTGGCGAGTTCCGCCGGGGGCTTCTGAAGCACATCGGCATGGAGGAGAAGATTCTTCTCCCTGCGATGCAACGGCTTCGATGCGGCGAACCACTCGCGATCGCAGCCAAGCTGCGGTTGGATCACGGTGCCATCGCGGCGCTGCTAGTGCCCATGCCACGAGGCGCGGTCTTGCGAGCGCTCAAGACGGTGCTGGCGACACACAATCGAATCGAAGAGGGGCCTGACGGTGTTTACGCGGAGTGCGACCGTATAGCTGACACCGAGTCCGAAGCGCTCGTGAGATGCCTCCGCGCCGCGCCGGAAGTGCCTGCGGCGGCCCATGTCGACGGCCCTAAGGTCGAATCGGCTGCGCGCCGCGCACTCGCTCGCGCCGGCTTCGATGCCGCGCTGCTCGACTCCTGA